The genomic interval AGGTGCAGTTTGAAACACAACAGAAACAACAGAGCATTGAACTGCTCACACGTAAGTCGCAGCTGCAACGCGCAGCACTGGACAAAGTCCGCTTTACCAGGAATGTGATCATTGCAGGCGCCGTCATGCTGGTCATTATGCTGGCACTGGGATATAACCGTTACCAGCTTAAACTGAGCAACAACCGGCAACTGATGCAAAAACAGAATGAGATCAACGAGAAAAACATATCTCTCCAGGATCTCATTGCCACACAACATAAATTACTGGGAGAAAAAGAATGGCTGGTAAAAGAAATACACCACCGCGTCAAAAATAACCTGCAGATAGTCATGAGCCTCCTGAACACACAGGCTGCATTCCTCGATGATAAAGACGCACTCAACGCCATAAGGGAAAGCAGGTACCGTATGCAGGCGATATCCCTCATTCATCAGAAATTATATCAATCTGAGAACATGGCCCTGATAGAAATGAGCGCGTATATCAAAGACCTGGTTGAATACCTGAAAGATGGCTTTTCAGGTATTAATAAGATCCGGTTTGATCTTCAGATAGCCAACATAAAACTGGATGTATCACATTCCGTTCCCATTGGACTGATACTAAATGAAGCGATCACCAACTCCATTAAATATGCTTTTACCGGGAACGGGCTTATTAAGATCTCCCTGCAGGAGACATCTCCCGGACAGCTGACACTTATAATCGCAGACGATGGCGTCGGGCTACCCATAGAAGATAATAATCGGGACCGTAAACAGTCGATGGGAATGATGCTCATGAACACTCTTGCCGAACAACTGGACGGCACATTGCACATACAGAGCAGGAATGGTGTAATTATTACGGTCAGCTTTAAATACCAGGAAGAACAAGCTTTTACTACATCCGGAGAAGCAATTACTTCACCCATTTAGGCTGATAAACCACCTTTTGTTGCAGCACTGTATTCAGTAAACGTTCCGGATCATCATCAAAAACCAGAGACTTCATATGGTATTCAGATAAAAAACCTGCACTGCACATTGTCATCAACAACTCCTGCAGCTTGTCATAGTAACCATTCACATTGAGAATGCCACAAGGCTTGCTATGAAAGCCCAGCTGCGCCCAGGTGAACACCTCTATAATCTCTTCCAGGGTACCTATCCCGCCGGGTATTGCTATAAAACAATCTGCGAGGTTCGCCATCATTGCCTTCCGCTCATGCATGGTAGCTACAACATGCAATTGCGTAAGGTTTTTGTGGGCAATCTCCGTATTGGAGATCTTTTCCGGCAATACGCCAATCACCTCCCCTCCCAGTGACAATACCTGGTCGGCCACAACTCCCATCAGACCAACAGCTGCTCCGCCGTAGATCAGCCTGAGTTTGTTCTTTACAATACAATTGCCCAATTCCTTGGTCAGACTGGTATAAACCGGATCATTCCCGAAGTTAGATCCGCAAAAGATAGCAATGTTGTTCATGGTGCAAAGATTGTAAAAAATAACCGGGGAAGCAGGACAAATGTCCTGGTGGGGAGCCTGGCAGGGATGGCAGGCAACACACTAAACAATTATTTGTCTATTTAAAATATTTATTCAATATTTGCACCCCGGCGAACAAAAAGGATCAGTAGTTCAGTTGGTTAGAATGCCGCCCTGTCACGGCGGAGGTCGCGGGTTCGAGTCCCGTCTGGTCCGCTAAAGGGGACAAGTCATAAAAAAAATGACTGTCCCCTTTTTCGTTTTCTGCCCAATCCCTTTGCAGTCGGGCAATCCGGGAAAGACAAAATTCACTTTTTCGGTTCGATATTGCCGTTTTTCGCGGTCATAGACCGTACACTCCAAGTTCCGCTTGAAAGATCCGCTGCAGAAAGATTGTATTATTGCAACTGGCTCGGCTAACTTCAGTGGTCCGTCCACTACTGACAATGATGAGAATATGATGACCATCAAAGGTAATCCCGGAGTGGCTGATATCTACTTCACAGAATTCCTGAGATTATTTAACCACTATTACTTCCGTTGGATCGTCAAAAAAATGACAGAACAGGGGTCACTCGATTACGATAACCCCGCTTTCCTTTCCTCTACCGACACATGGACAAATCAATACAAAGCTGTAAATACAAGAGAAAACGCATAGAGATATTCACGGTATGTATGGCATACAGCAACTCCAACAAGCATCTTCAAAATACGATGCTGAGCCTGCCTAACAGAACTTGGTCACACAACAACATTGATATTACAACAGAAATAAGCAACCACTGCTTATTTCTTTTTATTTAAACATATCCCTCCTGATCTGGGCTTCGATGGATTACAGTGCTTTATGAACGGAAACTAACTGGTTGTTTACTGAGGATTCGGACAAGTATAAGAATTTTGCGATCTGCTTAATTCACCAGAGGGCAGCAAAATTATTTATTCCCCATACCATATTCCGTGATTTGTGTTTGGCAGGGCTTACAAAATTTGCTTGCCGAACCGATAAATCTTGTCTAATCCGAGCAAATTGATTCGATAGTTGTCCCGTCGGGTCCGCAACCTCTAGTGTCCCGTAGGTTGGCACCTGTGGTTATAACAGCTTCCAAACAGTCTTAATTTTGGGCTGACTACAACATGGTCAATGCAATGTTTGTTAGCGGCAATTCTTTCTAAATTGGGTTAAATCTAAAACCTCTACACGACCCGTTGTGCGAACCCATTTTACAGTTCCATATTCTTTGCTTAACCATACAGTTGCATCGTTCGGCTTTGTTGATCTGTCATACACTATTAAGTTCAGCTTAATACATTTCTTAAGAACAGTGTCACCTATCCAAAGATCTTCAAATTGATAATCCTTTATAAAGACTCCCATCACAAAACTCCATTTCAATTTAGCCAGGTCGAATGGCTTGGAAAATCGTAAGTTTGGTGGTAAAATATGATTGAAATTCTTTTCAGTCAACTCAGTTGGACTTTGATTCTCGGTAAGCGACGCTAACCATACAGAATCATTCCTGAAAATCATAGCAGAACCTGAAAAGCTTGCCCACTGAGCCCAACGTCCAGTCGTATCATCTGCGGTCGAAATATAATAAGCAGTGTCTTTACCAATAAGGATTTTCCTGTAAACTAGTTCGCTTGTATCACGAAGACCTGACGCGTGGTAAGAATCATAAATACAATTATAGACTAAGGTATCACATCTGGGCTTTAAATATTCAGATAGATTAATGCCGGCTTTTTGTCCCTGCCCAATCGAGTAAGATCCAAGTATAAGTGAAAGTATCAAAATTATCCTCATCTATAAAGATTGCCTGCTATTAAATATCCGCTAACGGTTGTATTGCTGTACAAACGAATATATTCAGTTTTTAGAAAACATTATAATTAAATAATCATCTATTGTGTTAGTCTTAACAGATTTTCAAGTTCATGTCACGAACCATTGTCATAAAGACGGAATACAAAAGCAGTAGAAGATGACGGCTGTCCGTGTAACCCTGTCGAAGAAAGAACTGTTGTCAAAATGAAGGCAACTGTCCATCGCGACATATTTGTTTTTGCATTGTCATGTTGTGATTGGATTAATGAAACCCGTCTTCGCATAACGGTTGATTATAAAATCTGTTGTCAGTTGCCTGATAAATGAATACCCTGATTTGGTGTCATTTTAGCCTGCGACCCGGGTCATACGTACAGGGATAAATAAGCAGCTGTTTCACTCTTTTTA from Chitinophaga filiformis carries:
- a CDS encoding TIGR00730 family Rossman fold protein, with the protein product MNNIAIFCGSNFGNDPVYTSLTKELGNCIVKNKLRLIYGGAAVGLMGVVADQVLSLGGEVIGVLPEKISNTEIAHKNLTQLHVVATMHERKAMMANLADCFIAIPGGIGTLEEIIEVFTWAQLGFHSKPCGILNVNGYYDKLQELLMTMCSAGFLSEYHMKSLVFDDDPERLLNTVLQQKVVYQPKWVK